CATTAAACATTGAGATGCACTGAAATAAACTTCTGGAGTCTCACTTGCCAAAAACTGTGACATGACTTTAAACAACTCAGGAACTTTAACGAAACATTGCAAAGGCTTGTGAGCTGCATAGGCTGACATACCTTTCACAATGACGGCAATCCAAGAACCTGCGAGATGAGTATCACTAGTGGAAGGTTTTAGGGAGAGAATGATATCTAAGATCCTTAAAGATTTACCATCGGGTTCTTGAGAATCATCAGATTTTTCTGCCAATGCCTTGAACAAATTTTCGAAACACTCAAAAGTGGTAGAAACTAAATATTGATCAGAACTCTTGGTAACTTCCAATAATAAATCGCAGAGAGGTTCAATTTGTGAGGATGGCCATTGACCAGTAGATAAAACCGAACTTGCTAATCGGAGGATATGGATAAGTTTTGTGGTCAATTCATTATCTTGGggatttttctttttagaTAAAGCCTCTTGTACAGTAGATCTAAGGGCCTGTAAAGTAAAATTGGCTACAGTTGCGGATATTACTCGACCAGCTACGGATCCTGGAGCTGCATGCGACACAACGGAATGAACGGCCTCTTGAGATCTCTTACGAACTTTTGGTCTTGGATCCAACGATAATTCTAACAATCCATTAAGACCTCTTCTTGGTGTGATATTTAACTCTTGAGAATTCCCCCAAGATTGTGAATGTTGGGAAATAAGTAATATTTCTAGACATCCGATAGCAGATCTAATTAAAGGTGCATCTGCACTTTCGTCAGTAATACAAGGGGCCACCTTAGTCAATAGTTCTGCAAATTTTTCTCTCAACAATGGTGCTGGTGTCGACCTCAAAGAAATGTCTAGTAGATAACATGCAGATGTCGCTAGTTGTAAATCACCAATAGCTCTTGTTACTGGATCAGCTGCCTGGTCAAGCAACGAAATAAATGCAACTGTATAATTAACAGGACTAGTATTTTGGGACTGGccattttgtaaattttcttcaacagcTGAAAGTACAATAGCTACATGCTTTTGGTTATCCAAATTAGAATTGATCTGACGCCTTATTTTGTCAAACTTCTCTTGCATACCCATTTCAAGACCCACAGAATCGTTACTCATGGTCAAATCAGTTCGAAATGGTTACTTTAGTGTGGATATGAATCGATTTTATTATctattttttattttgagatgagatgagatgagatgagatgcgatgagcttctgaaaaatttgcaatactaaagtgaaaaaaaaaaaattgaaataatACAGCACAAGAAACACAATCAAACAATCAAATATTAATTTCCCAATGTCTCGTGGACTGGTGAGAATAAGGCTAGCAAGATTTGGTAGGGTCAATAACCCAGTATACAACATTGTAGTTGCTAGGGCTTTCAAGGCAAGAGACACCAAACCAATTGAAGTACTTGGAACATATAATCCAGTGCCCAAACCATTGACTGTACAACAGAAGAAATCAGGTATTTTACCAACAAAGGATATTCAATTAGATTTCGATAGAGCCAAATATTGGATTGGTGTTGGCGCACAACCAAGTGACACAGTAACGAGTCTGCTCAGGAAATGTGGTATACTTGATGAAAACTGGGGACATGACTATCAGAGCCAGAAACCGTTGGTCTCACCAATGAAGGAAGTTACTGAATGAAACGGATATTAGCAAAGAGGGAACAAAAGTCATCATGTAAATAACGAAGTATAATATAATACAAAGATAAGTAAATATAAAATAGAAGTAAAATAAAGCCAGAGACAAACCGACAACTTAGGTCATAATTGGGATTGTAAAATAGGGATTTACCAGTGGCTGGGTATATGTATCGAAAAGTGAATAAAATGGACATTGCATTAAAGTATCTTTAGTTCATGATAATGTTAATTTTGGTTCAGTTTATCTTTTAAATCTAAGCGATTccctttttcttctcaGAGTAATACCAGGATCTTCCATACTTGCcattggtggtggatttaTAGGGGAATTCATACCGTTACAAACTTGGGGGCCACCTAATCCAATGCTACGTTGTCTAGTAGGAAATCCATTAAGAACACCACCAAATCCAGATGATGACAAATTCGTTTCACTGTTAGTTGGTGTTAAACCACACATACCGCTATTATTTGTATCAGATCTCGTACGTACCAGTCCAGGTTGATTTAACAACAGTTGTGAAGAATTCGACCTTGTCCGTATCAGATTCCCACCGCCATTACTACCTGGCCTTGCAGATGTAAAATTCCAACCATTAAAGTAATCTTGACTTGGTTGTCTTCGTAAACCATCAGGTCGTGATGGAGCTTCAAAAGGTGCAGCACTATCCATCCAATGTGGTGGTAGCTGTGGTATTGAAACAGCAGATCCACTACGTGACAAATAAGAATCCTTATGAACTTCTTCTAACAGTCTATGCCTTATGAGCGTTAGCAGCCAGCTATTCCTCTCGTAACCAATTTCTACACCTTTATTCtcagattcttcaactGCTATTTTAGCAACACGGTCTAATATACCGGATGGTGGATTATTACTATCAAATGGTGTTACAGTAGGGTCTGAACAAACATTTTGATAGACTTCCAACATCAGTGCTAAGAATTGCGGTGTAAAACTACCTGACCCACTCACACCTGAATGCGACGATACTGAATTCCAACCACTACCACTATTAGCACCAGCGTGGAAATCTGAAATCGAACTTGATAACGAACTCGTCGTATTCTGTCTCCCTCTCGTTCTTAAATATGGTGGGAAAGGCGGTTGTGGCTGTCCTACTCCAGTGGGACCACCCAAACCAGAACCATTAAATTGAGGTTGCGTATCCATTGGTGTGGAAATCGGGGTTCTTACAAACGGATCCATAGAAATaacatcgtcatcattatcCATCATTTTCTCATCAACACCACTGTTAAACATCAAAGGCTGTGGTTGTTGTAAAACTTCATAACTATCAATACCAGATTCCATTCCTACCtcagtattattattaccatcaaCCTGGAGCTCTAATTGCTCCTTACGTTTATTTTTAGTATGGAACCTTGGAAATCTGTCAAGTAGCATATGCAGCTGGGAAATTAGAGATAAGGGGAATGATGGGGAAGCGTTGTAGATTCCTGTTAATTAAAATACTTTAGGACTCACAGAGGCTCAAATTATGTCCGAAAGCAATTTGAATAAAGACTAATTAGCCCACAACTTTATACTTTCACAATTCTTCACCAAAAAAAACCCACGCGTACCTGCAATAGTGGATACAGAGAATAAACAAAAGTTGACTGTGCCTGTGGTACTTGTTACTACTAGTAGTTAGAAAGCACTACGTGTGCAAGCTATTGTTCCCTTTCTCAGAAGCCAAACACCTAAAAGCAAATTTAGATTTCCTAGGAAACCTCATCTTCCTTCGAAATTTAATCACTCTCTTGCTTAGTGAATGAGAATATGAATAAATGGATTCAATAAACCAGAACACCAATTATCAAACTAGTTCATATCCACtttttgagattttaatttctgTTCCGGTAAACTAATTAGTTGAAAATAGCTTAAATAGGGGAAAGAATTAGCATCCGTATTGAAACACGTTAATAGTTTCGTTTCACCTATCCTTTACCAGTATTAAAATTAGTCGATTAACgtcgttgttgttgttcgCCCCTTCGTATTTCGAGAGTCTGTATGCATTGTCCATCCAAATATTATCGCGTCTTGCTTGTCTCCCTAAAATTAGTTTCGACGATTTTAACTCTTTTAGTAACAATAAATCATCCACCAGCCACTTGCATTTGTATTAGCATTGGCATTTGCATTCGAATATTGCTCCGGctgatgctgatgctgaAGCTAAAGCTGATACTATTGAGTACATAATTGATGTTTCAACGATTTGCTACAGGAGTATCCTAGTTTAGGGCCAGCTCGCCATCATAACAATCTGTAGTCCTGAAATCCCTTAGACACGATTTTATAGTTCTTGCAAAGTTATTGCTGATTCGTTCTAGTCGCCTAGACACTTGCATCCTTTTgttcttattcttattcttgttctttagATTTGATGCGATTCTTTACACGAGCGATGAGCTAGAATTTGACGCAGGGAACAAAGGAACGGGATAATAGAAATGTCAGTGACATTTAACCACCCCTACGATCCGTATGATatccaattggaattgatgCGATGTGTCTACGATGCACTATCTCATGGGAAAAAGCTGTGTATTGTAGAATCCCCGACAGGTACCGGTAAGACACTATCGCTCATATGCTCAGTATTGACTTGGTTGAGAGACAACAAGGCAGATCTGTTGATGGGTAAGGATGGGGAAGgacaagaagatgaagatgaagatgaacctGACTGGGTGAATCAGAGTTATGTTGGATCAGTTTTAAGTGATCAAATTCAGTTGACTCAGGATTATGAGGCATATCTCGAACAGCTCAGGA
The genomic region above belongs to Zygosaccharomyces rouxii strain CBS732 chromosome F complete sequence and contains:
- the MRPS16 gene encoding mitochondrial 37S ribosomal protein bS16m (highly similar to gnl|GLV|KLLA0F27247g Kluyveromyces lactis KLLA0F27247g and similar to YPL013C uniprot|Q02608 Saccharomyces cerevisiae YPL013C MRPS16 Mitochondrial ribosomal protein of the small subunit), with the translated sequence MSRGLVRIRLARFGRVNNPVYNIVVARAFKARDTKPIEVLGTYNPVPKPLTVQQKKSGILPTKDIQLDFDRAKYWIGVGAQPSDTVTSLLRKCGILDENWGHDYQSQKPLVSPMKEVTE
- the CIP1 gene encoding Cip1p (weakly similar to uniprot|Q02606 Saccharomyces cerevisiae YPL014W Hypothetical ORF), with the translated sequence MLLDRFPRFHTKNKRKEQLELQVDGNNNTEVGMESGIDSYEVLQQPQPLMFNSGVDEKMMDNDDDVISMDPFVRTPISTPMDTQPQFNGSGLGGPTGVGQPQPPFPPYLRTRGRQNTTSSLSSSISDFHAGANSGSGWNSVSSHSGVSGSGSFTPQFLALMLEVYQNVCSDPTVTPFDSNNPPSGILDRVAKIAVEESENKGVEIGYERNSWLLTLIRHRLLEEVHKDSYLSRSGSAVSIPQLPPHWMDSAAPFEAPSRPDGLRRQPSQDYFNGWNFTSARPGSNGGGNLIRTRSNSSQLLLNQPGLVRTRSDTNNSGMCGLTPTNSETNLSSSGFGGVLNGFPTRQRSIGLGGPQVCNGMNSPINPPPMASMEDPGITLRRKRESLRFKR